The Thermodesulfobacteriota bacterium genome contains the following window.
TCGACGTGTCCGGCAAGCGCGAGCGGCGCCTCGTACTGCGAGATCTGGTAGGCCTTGGGCAGGTCGGGGTAGAAGTAGTTCTTCCGGGCGAAGACGCTGCGCCGCTGCACCCTGCACGATGTGGCCAGCGCGGTCCGGACGGCGTACTCGACCGCCTTCCGGTTGAGGACGGGGAGCACCCCCGGCATGCCGGTGCACACGGGGCAGCTGTTCTCGTTGGGGGCGGCGCCGAACTTCGCGGAGCAGGCGCAGAAGATCTTGCTCTCCGTGGAAAGCTGCGCGTGGACCTCCAGCCCGATGACCGCCTCGAATTCCATCTCCTCCCGCCTCTAGTGCTCCAATTCACAAATATGGCAGCATTCGAACGCCGCTGCATCCGCCCCGACTGCGTTGCTCTCCTTCACCGTGCTCCCCGGCACGCCTCAGTCGCGCGCCTTGCCGGATGCGGCGCATCGACGTTCTCGGTGCTTGCCCTATTTATGAACTGGAGCACTCGCCACCGGCGCCGCGCCCGGCGCCGGGAGGGCGCGCTCCACCGCGCCCGCGACCGCGAACAGCGTCTCCTCGTCGAAGTGCTTCGCCAGGAGCTGCGCCCCGATGGGCAGCCCGCTCTTCGAGAGCCCGCACGGCACGGAGATCCCCGGGATCCCCGCGAGGTTGCACGGGATGGTGTAGATGTCGGAAAGGTACATCGTCAGCGGGTCGCCGGTCTTCTCCCCGATGCGGAACGCCGGGGTGGGGGTGGTGGGTGTCAGCAGCGCGTCCGCCTTCTCGAACGCCGCGGCGAAATCGCGGCGGATGAGCGTGCGGACTTTCTGCGCCTTCCCGTAGAACGCCTCGTAATATCCCGCCGAGAGGGCGTAGGTGCCGATCATGATGCGCCGCTTCACCTCGGCCCCGAATCCTTCCGCGCGCGTCTTCGACATCATCTCGATGAGCCCGGAAGCCCCTTCCGCCCGGTGGCCGTACCGGACGCCGTCGTACCGGGCGAGGTTCGACGACGCCTCCGCCGGGGCGATGAGGTAATACGTCGAAAGGGCGTATTCCGTGTGCGGCAGCGAAACCTCCACCGCGACGGCGCCCTGGTCCGTCAGGATTTTCAGCGCGCGCTCCACCGCCGCCTTGACCTCGGGATCCAGCCCGGCTCCCTCGAAATACTCCCTGGGAAGCCCGATGCGCATTCCCCTGACCGGACGGGACACCGCCGGCAGGTAATCGGGCACGGGCACGTCCACGCTGGTGGAGTCTCTCCGGTCGTGCCCCGCGATGATCCCGAGCATCGCCGCCGCGTCCGCGACGGAACGCGTCAGCGGGCCGGCCTGGTCGAGGGAGGAGGCGAAGGCGATCATCCCGTAGCGCGACACGCGCCCGTACGTCGGCTTGAGCCCCACGACGCCGCAAAGGGCCGCCGGCTGGCGGATCGATCCGCCGGTGTCGGTTCCCACCCCGGCGAAGCAGGTGCCCGCGGCCACCGAAGCCGCCGTGCCGCCGGAGGAGCCGCCGGGGATCCGCGAGGGATCCCACGGGTTCCGCGTGGGACCGAAGTGCGACGTCTCCGTGGAGGAGCCCATGGCGAACTCGTCCATGTTGTGCTTGCCCAGAAGCACCGCCCCGGAGGCGAGGACCTTCGAAGCGACCCCCGCGTCGTACGGGGGATCGAAGCCGGCGAGGATCCTGCTTCCGCAGGTCGTCTGCACGCCGCGGGTGCAGAAGATGTCCTTGAGCCCGACGGGAACGCCGTGCAGCGCTCCGGATGCCTTCCCCCGCGCCCGCTCCTCGTCGCAGGCCGCCGCCCGGGCCATCGCCGCTTCCGGCAGGACGGTGATATAGGCGTTGATCTTCGGCTCGAGCGCCGCGATCCGTTCGAGGAGCGCGGCGGTCAGCTCGCGGGACGAGATCTCCCCGTCCCGGATCTTCCGGGCCGCCTCGATGAGGGTCCACTCGTGGAAGGGCGGATTCGGCACGGCGACGCTAATCCTCGATGATCCGCGGGACGCGGAAATAATCCCCGGCGCGGTCGGGAGCGTTCTTCAGGATCGCCTCCCGGTCGCCGAACGGACGGACGACGTCTTCCCGGAACGGGGTGCCCATGTCCACGGCGTGGGAGGTCGGTACGACGTCGGAGGTGTCGAGCCGGTCGAGCTGCTTCATGTAATCGAGAAGCCTGCCGAGCTGGTCGCGCAGGAGGTCGGCATCGGAATCGGAGAGCGCCAAGCGCGCAAGGCGGGCCACGTACAGCGTTTCTTCCCGCGTGATCGCCATGGAATCCTTCTCCCCCCGCCGTTGGATGGACGATCA
Protein-coding sequences here:
- the gatA gene encoding Asp-tRNA(Asn)/Glu-tRNA(Gln) amidotransferase subunit GatA; translated protein: MPNPPFHEWTLIEAARKIRDGEISSRELTAALLERIAALEPKINAYITVLPEAAMARAAACDEERARGKASGALHGVPVGLKDIFCTRGVQTTCGSRILAGFDPPYDAGVASKVLASGAVLLGKHNMDEFAMGSSTETSHFGPTRNPWDPSRIPGGSSGGTAASVAAGTCFAGVGTDTGGSIRQPAALCGVVGLKPTYGRVSRYGMIAFASSLDQAGPLTRSVADAAAMLGIIAGHDRRDSTSVDVPVPDYLPAVSRPVRGMRIGLPREYFEGAGLDPEVKAAVERALKILTDQGAVAVEVSLPHTEYALSTYYLIAPAEASSNLARYDGVRYGHRAEGASGLIEMMSKTRAEGFGAEVKRRIMIGTYALSAGYYEAFYGKAQKVRTLIRRDFAAAFEKADALLTPTTPTPAFRIGEKTGDPLTMYLSDIYTIPCNLAGIPGISVPCGLSKSGLPIGAQLLAKHFDEETLFAVAGAVERALPAPGAAPVASAPVHK
- the gatC gene encoding Asp-tRNA(Asn)/Glu-tRNA(Gln) amidotransferase subunit GatC; this encodes MAITREETLYVARLARLALSDSDADLLRDQLGRLLDYMKQLDRLDTSDVVPTSHAVDMGTPFREDVVRPFGDREAILKNAPDRAGDYFRVPRIIED